The DNA sequence AGGTTGAATACTGTATCTAACATGCGCCTGAACCCAAAACCTGGTTCAGAAAAGGTTTTTTCAGTGAGCAGAAACTGAACCCAAAGCTCGTATCTCTTGGTTGTCTTGTAACTGATTAGAGCCACTCCCCTAAACACACAGAGTGGGAGCCAGTTCAAAATAAGTGGTTAGATAACCAGGCACTCAGATTTTAGTTGTATAAGgtttatttttctggtttttcggtgctctttttattctgtttgTAAACGCCTTTAAAAAATTCCATTTAAACAGtaataaatgttttcttcttgGGTTAAATTGTTATCACTGTATTCTGTTATATTGGATGtaagcagggccggccttagggcaattGGGCCAAATCGGACCCCACGCTTTTGAGGGGCGCCATGCTGCCATTGCCCAGCATGGAATTGCCCATCCTGAGGCCTGGTAAGTGGAGTGTGATCTCTTCTTTCAACCAAATACTGCTGATCTAAAGAATACTTTCCTTATAGCATTGTTCCTGAAGTATTTGTGGGCTTCTTCTCATTTCTCTTTCCAGTATTTGACAAAACAGCTGGAAATGTTACGTCATATGAATGAACAACATGCTAAGGTCTATGAGCAGCTGGACATGACAGCACGGGACCTAGAGTTGGCCAATCAGAAGCTTGTGTTGGAGAGTAAGACATCTCAGCAGAAGATACAATGGTAATGCCTTGTGTGGTGTGTCTTTTAGGTGTATTCATAGCATATGTCATtcctctctaacagcccaatcctactcaacttcCCAAGCTGCGATTCAGCTACACCAGcatggtgcacactgtatcccaCTGGGGAGTTTAAACCtctggaggcttcctcagggtaagggaacatttgttcccttgccccagagtaagcctacAGCGGCCTGCTGGGTCTACTAGGAGCTATATTGAGCCATATtactgagagggagggaggaaggaagtggGTACTTTTTGAGAATTGCCTTGACAattgaaaaaatatttaaaattgagTTGGGGTTGTGTAGACCTTCCAGGGGACCTCAAGACACCATGGAAGCTTTTCCTGTTCTTTCCTCCCTCTTTGTCTCAGAGCTTCCAGGGAAGGGGGTACCTCAACACTGGTGTCCCCCTCCTGTCAGACTATGCTTTAGTTATCCCTTCTCCTTTGAGACCAACGATTTGTCACTGCTCATCACCATCTATTTCACCGTGCCCTGGAAGGCTAAATAGGGTCTAAATAGACTACACAGTTGCCTGATATCTGCATTATCTTTTGTGAGACAGGTAGGGCGCACATGGAGGGGTGGTGTCATTTCCATGTCAACCTCCTAGGCATCATGCCCCAGAGCTCTCCAGCTTATCCACCTCTTCTCAATCCCCTGTCAAACCCCAATAGAAATCAGCATGAGGGACTCCAGATGTGTCAGTCAGGTTACAACCATTCAATGTGCAGGTGTTCCAGACAGGTTGTTAATCCAAAAGAGAGGATTATAATAGCCATGGTGTAATTCAGTATCATTTTCTTATCAACATTTGAGACAAACATGAAGTGAGCAGAATGTATAACAGTGGGAAGCCCTGTTGGTTCCACATAATAGCTAAGAAGGTGCTTCAGAGTGATAGTAacagcaaccagcagcaataagcCCAGCAAGATAACTGCACTCTGGGTGGACAAGTAGCCTCTGGCCTGTCTCTTCTGGATGCAGTTGGACTATGTGTAGACAGCCATCATGGCACTACCTGAATTACCAAGCAGCAGGGAAGCATCTGCCCTGGGGATGTGTGGGGATCTGGCCTTAGCCCAGAGTTACAACAACAGAGCAGCAACAAATGGGGCAAGATAGCTATGCCATAGGATGGCAAGTAACACCTCTCCTCTGGGCTGCCTTCACGGTGACTCTGAGCTACTTCTAGGCACCTTCTCCCCTGATTTTTTCTCCTTGGCCTTTACCTCAGTGAGTGGGGGATGGAATGGGAGGAGGTGAACTTATGAGAAAGGAACTTTGCTGATTTGTGATATGTGTTTTGAGGGAGATACTTTGGTGAGTAATATTAAAGATGATGGGTTTGTGATGGTGGGGGAATTGAGTGTGCCATTCCTGAAGAGTCTTTGAACACATCATGCCTATTCTGGACTTCTTCTGGCCTGTGTTTTCTTGAGTGTCTGGGCATTGTGCTGCTAATGATGCATTCATttgaaggtgctgctgctgctaaatgcCAGATTAGTAAATGGAAACTCAGTAGATCCATTGGACTGTTGGAGCGAACCATCCTAACTGATCCTCCACCCTAAGATCTTGGTCCTCCATAAGACCCTGGATAGCTGAGGTTTTTTCTTATTCTGAGCCAGGGCTGGTCAAATCCTGGCCTGAGGGCTGGACCCAGGGTTCGGCCAAATCCTTCCCTCCCATGACCAGCACTCACGGTTCTGGTGTACCGTAGCTCTTCTAGTCCCCAGATCAGGACAATGCAACGCTCTGGCCAGTCATGTCTTcatggaaatctgggcacaatgcCCACTGGGGCATTACACCATAGACACGACTGGCCAGAGCGTTGTGTCATCCCGATCTGGGGACAAGAGCTTCAGCGCTCCAGAACTGTGAGTGCCAGTCACGCCGGGGAACGCATTCCCAGTGCGCAGCGGGCacaagtttgagcacccctgttctaagccagtggtctccaaaccatgcaccactgcaaaaacaaaaaggCTTGTTGTGAGCGGAGCTTACTATTCCACGCTGCCCCATCTTATATTGCCAGCCAATCTTCTCACAAAgttgtgctgggcagctgcttccatccAGGAAGCCgagtgcaaagcctgctggagcgacaggcagaagaagcagctgcccagcacgaCTTGGTGAGAAGATTGGGGAGCAAGATGAGGCAGCGCAACAGTAAGCAACGGGAAAGCTTTCTGCAGACgccggatctggcccatgggcctggGTTTGGTGCCTGCTGTTCTAAACAGTGGAGAACTGTAAAGCAGCCCAGATTGAAGTGACAGATGCGCATATTCTTTAGGCTAGGAGCTGGGAAAAGGAAGGTGGTTGAGTAGCTTGCCCTGTTCCCTAAGCTGTGCCCTAGCGACCATTAAAGTTGATCTCTTCCTCTGTCTATGGATAATCTAACCgtctctttccccccctccccaccaccaactCTGTGCTTGTCTGAAGCCTGACAGAAACCATTGAGGGACTGCAGAACCAGGTAGATGAGCTACAAAAGCAGGTAGAAGAGATGCAGAGCCTAGATCAGCTGCGAGTCCGCCGAGAGAAGAGAGAGCGGCGCCGAACCATCCACAcattcccttgcctcaaggagcTGTGCTCAAGTCCCAGGTACTCAACAGCCAGGGGAGAAAGAGCAGAATGAGAGCCTAATTTTGTCATGAGAGTAGGGGCCACAAGTCCTCTGTTGTGTTCAATATTCCAGGCTGCCGCATTGTAATCTGtaaatggatagggagatgctgagGATTTTTACTGGATTGGCTATCTGCATCTGCCCCGCTTGGTCCTCGTCAGCTGTTGTTGCTTTAAAGTATGCTAAGGGTAGCTTCCAATTTTGCAACAATTCCCAGCATTATCAATTCCTATTTGCAGCAGAAAATTAAGGGGAATTACatccagggcagtggttcccaaactggtgggttgcagcccaccaggggaaccaaaaACGAGCCATTCTTCCCTCTcctaaggggagtggcccaggaatgggtccccaaCAGCACCGCAGTGATCCAGGGACATCCCCATGTACCTgggggtgtcctgcagcctcctggagggtcctggaagctTGCATCCACCTCTGTGACTCTCCACACAGctgcacaaactggaagtgagctccgaGAGCAGATCGCAGAGGCTGCTGCAAATCTCCAGGAGGCTACAGGATATCCCCAGGTAtgtggggatgtccctgggtccccatgGCAGCATGATTGCTGCGGCGCCATCAGGGCCACCCCCTGCTCCCACAACAACTCACACCAGTCCCAACTCCctcagaggagtttgggaactgctgatgtaGTGGATTCACAGTGATGGTTATATGAGACTGTTAGGGATAGACAGAGACTGACCCAGGGCAGTAGCATTTTGGTTAGCACTCAGCATACTCTCTCCTGCTCTCCACTTAGCTCATTTATGGATCAGCAGCTGAACATAAGGGAAATTGGTAGATAAGTCCATTGCCACTATGCCAGTCTTTGGAAATGAGCGAAGAGGAGACCACCTAGGAACAACCTCTTCTCCCCAGCGCAGTATAGAACCCTGTGGTTCTTTGTTAAAATCAAATTGCAGGAACACCTGTGAGCAGTCAGATGTAGCAACCCACCCAGGTTTTCAGAGGCTGGGAGACAAGCTTTCAAAGGTTAGTTGTCCTAATGCATGGTGGCACAGTAGCATTTTGTGTGTCTTGTCCTGGCCTCTAGTCATTGAGATATATTTAGGTGCCTTCATCAAGCGTCCTCTATAGGTAGGCTggttgtaaatattttaaataaaataaacagtgtTTTAAGCAGCAGCCTGGAAAATCAAACCCACAGGAGAGGGACCGGTGCTACCATAGCAGAGAAGCTCATGTATCATAGCAAAGGAGCTCAAGccacttagagcccaatactatgcatgtctactcaaaagtaaatcctattgcagtcaatggggcttactcccaggaaagtatgcataggactgtagctctATTGGGCATGCCCATGATAAGCATGACATAGGCACAATGTTCAGAGCACTTTTCAAACTGTTTTTAAGGAAGTGAAAAAGTTTAATTACAGTGTATGGTAAATCATCATCTTCAAATCCTGCCATAAAACCTATCGTACTTTTTCCATGAAGACTAAGGCTTCCTGCTTCCTAGGAAACTGTGCATaagttcatttatttataattattactCATAATTATTACTTTATATCCTGTGAAATAgtttgagagaaagagagaatcagTAGCCAATTATCGCCCAATAAGTTTCATCACTGAATGGGAACTTGAACCTGTTTCGTCCTGGccctagtccaacactctaactTTATCATTCTGGTTACATTCTGGGTATTGGCGTGTAGAAACCACTGCAGATTTACCTTTTGAAGTGAAATTAACTAGACCAGTAGCTGTGATTTGTCTGATGAACAGGCCACAATATAAAAGGGACATAGATGTAGGGAAGAATGTGTGTTAGAAAAGTGAGTTTTGAGAAGGAACTGAAAGGAAATTAGGAAGGTTACCTTCACAGAGGAGACATTCCAGGAGACAGTTTAAGGAATAAGGGGAATCCAGGGAGAAAGTCCAGAGACTTTTAAGGGAGCAGACACtggtgggagggagatggatGAGTGAAAGTCACAGGCAGGGATCAGGATATGAGAacagagagatggggggggcaaAGCTATGGAGGATTCTGAAAAGAAAGTGCAACAAATCAAACTTTGGCCCTATCCTCCCTAGAAAGTTATagtttttaattaattaacaacTGTTATTTTCTGGATATCAGATACGAGGATGCATTCCAAATTCATAGCTCCTCGATGGAGTTCAGTCAGATGCCCTTGGAACGGGAGAATGAGCGACTGCAAGCAATGGTGAATTCCCTCAGGTCCCAAGTTAACCAGGAGAAACAGCGGAAGGAGAGAGTGGAGAGAGAGTACACCTCAGTTATCCAGGAGTACTCAGACCTTGAACAGCGAGTGTGTGAGATGGAGAGCTGCAAGCTACGGATTAAAGAGCTGGAAGCAGAACTCCTGGAACTCCAGCAGATGAAACAAGTCAAAAAGTATCTCCTCAGCAGAGAGGACAATCTGTCCGAAGCACTTCTGGAGCCATTAAACAATGCCCCAGAAGCTGACTACATTGACCTCTCTGAGGAAGATGGAGGCAAAAACCATGCGTCATCCATGGCTGCTTCTCCAAACCACCCTGTCCGGAAAAGCTGTAGTGACACAGCTCTCAATGCCATTGTGACCAAAGATGCTGTGAGCCGTCATGAAGGCAACTATACTCTCCATGCCAACAATGTGCGCAAGAGGGGCATGTCAATCCTGAGGGAGGTGGATGAGCAGTACCATGCCCTACTAGAAAAGTATGAGGAGCTCCTCAGCAAGTGCCGACAGCACAAGGAGAGCGTGCGCCACACTGGTGTCCAGACCTCCCGCCCCATCTCTCGTGACAGCTCCTTTAGAGACTTCCGGGGAGAGGGGTATGAGCTAGAGGAGCTCAAGACCATGGAGAAGAGCCTTAGCAAACACGTAGAGGCTGTAGACAAACGGCTAGAGCAGAGTCAGCCAGAGTACAAGGCCCTGTTTAAGGAGATCTTCTCACGGATCCAGAAGACAAAAGCAGATATCAATGCCACCAAGGTGAAAAAGAAGACCAGCAAGTGAATCCTACCACATCTGTATTGCTTCATCTGCCACAAGCAAATTCAGCACCAGGCTCTTCTCTTTAGCCCCAGGAGACATGGTATGGCCTCCTGCTTCCAAGACCTGGAAGCTTCTCACATTGTTGTCTCGCACAGAAAGGGAGCCTCTTGGAGTGTATCAAGAGTGGGAAGAGCCTAAGTCACATCCTTTAAGTCAATGCTCCAAGCTGCCTGGGTCCCTGAACGTGCTGCAAAAGCTCTATGTTGTAGTTGTAGTTGGTATCTGAGATATTACAAGGAATCCCTTTGCATCACTGCAGCAGCCAGAAATTACAGGTAGGAAATTAGACCAACCAGCCACAGCTCCACCTTCTGCCCCAGCCCCACTGTTTGCTTTCCTGCAGGCCACATAGGATCAAGCTTGAATTTCTTACACTGCTCTGGAGTGCCCTAAACATAACAACTCCAAAACCATTTCAGTTTCCAGAGGCAACTTCAGAACATGCAGTCTTTCTCTTCTGCTATTAAGCTTTCTTCTTCCTTTGAAGGACCCACAGAAGCATCAGTGAGATTTTTGACTGGACTTCCCTTTTTTCCTGAAGGGGAGTGTGTTCTTCCAGTTTAAGCCATTCTCTTATTGGTCAGGTTTTTTCGATATTTACAATGCAAGCTCATTGCAACTGGAAAAACTTGAAGAGAAATGTCAGACTGATCGCTGTTATGTCTTCATCAAGCACACCTAATTGTTCTGCTCAGATGCATAGGACAGAGTGAGCATAGGATTTACACCTATTTTCCATTCCAGTAAGTTGTCATCACTTCACTCATTTGACCTGGGCTTTCCCAGAAGCCAAACAAGAAGTGCTATTACTGGCTTGGAAAGACACCCACACCTTCATTTGGGTGTTGGTTTTCCATGCCTTGCTGTTCAAGTGGTTATTGTCTTTTGTGGCTGGCTCCTAAGACATGATTTGCATGGGCTTGCAAAAACTGAACCATGGTGACACAGGTAGGTAGGAGTCTATCAGCAAAACACCTAGATCATTTGTCACCAGTAGTACTGTTTATCAAACTGTTTCACACATTCACTTGTCAGTTACACTCCTGTTGCCAGGCCGCCTTGTCCAAAGGCTTTCTTTACTCTGTTCATACAACTCACATGCATACCACCCATTTACACACAAAAGGCCTCTCCAGTCTCAGGAATTGTCAGTCTCCATTTCACAGAAATGCAAAATTGGGCTTCTTGAAATCACAACCTAATAAGTGATATTTAGTTGGGGGGTCATCTGCATTTATGATGATAGACAGTATTATATTTCACAAAGCTTAGGGTACACATGCCAGAGTTCTCACCTGTAAGGGAACAATAGTAGCAATGTTTTATGAAATTACCAAGCAGTATTATACTTGAAGACATTTTTGGACCAGTTTCTGATTTTAGTTCTATCTGAACAAAACCCAAAGTCTGTGGTGTTTCTTTGGAATTATTCTAGTGCAAATGATATTTCATTCTGCCTTTTGATTATTGTCCGCATATTCCTTTcatgtttctctcttttttaaacacTGTTCTTCCTTTGACTTGTATCCTGCAACCACTGTTTGCAGTGCTCAGTATCACTGAGCAGGTGGCTTGAGGATCCCTGACAAATGGCTGTCACCATAACAGTCTGTCACCATCTTTGCCTCTTGCCATGTGTTTATGTTTCACTATAACAGACCTGGTTTTGACCGAATGACTGGTGCCTGAAGCCAAGTCTGTAAACTCAGTAAACACAGAATAACAGAGAAATCATGTGGGAAAGCAGTAGTTAAATCAAACCTAGAGTGAACATTTTCACTCATTTGATATCAGATGGTCATTTCGTTGTGTGTTTGCTAGTTTCTGGCCATGGGAAACTCTCTGGGGTCTTTGTGTTCAGCCAATTGAAGTCACTTTTGTAATGTGTGGAAGTACTTTCGAGTTAACCTGGCCAGGGCTCCTGTTCTGGATACATTCTTCCTTTACTACTTAATGCCAAAACTTCTTTTGTACCCTTGATGTGGCCCAAACTTTGAAGTATTAGGAGCCATAGACATGATTGTGGCTACCACTCTGGTAACCATATGACAAACCTTCATGCCTtacagtggagaaaaaaaaatcagttgtctAGAAAAATAACAAAGGAAGTTGGTTTTCTGAGAGCACACTTTGCTCTGTTTTGTTGCCATCATGGCTGCTGGTGTTTTGATTAACTTTCCTATACTACTTTCTACTAAGGAGGCTTTTGGACTGATGTTTGTTCTGAAGTCATCTGTTTGTTGCATCAgtatttggggagggagggggccatTGCAGTCATCTTTGGTTTTGAACACTGTTAATGTGTAAACCAGCATCCCAATTTAAGTGTAGTATACTTcaaattaatatatttaaaaatgctttattctcttcttaaataaattaaaaaaaacagtatTCTGAACACTGAAATGTCCCCTGTGTCTGTCTTTCCATTCCAGAAATAGGTTTACTGCTTTGCGTTCTCAATATGATTGAGGTCAGGAAAGTGCTTTAGGCATGATAGAAAATGGAAGAAACATACCAGAATGGACATATTGCTACTGTTATTTATTACATAACATATATTTCCTGCATCTGTGGGACACTGTATTGTTAAAAAGTCCCTCTTTACACACATAGCGCATTCTGAATGCCTCAGTGGGTTGAAACATTCTTTACATCCATTCCTGCAAAtgtcagttttgattttttgaacAGGCTCCAGCATAATTACTCATACAAGTGACAAGATATTAACACTTGGTTTAACAAAGGAACAGCTGCAGCACATTGTCAATTTGTTCAGCAAAATGCTGAGAGCATCGTTTCTTTGTCCAAAAATAATACTGGCTATATTATGCATAACACTGTTGTGTCTCACAACCTAGTGAATTCTCTAGTCTTTCCACTAAAAAATAAACTATATTTTCTGCTTCTGTCATACATGGACATCTTAATTCTCCAGGGCATATTAACAATCAGCTTGATCCTCGGTATGAAAATGAAAACCTGACCTTAGTTGAGATTAGGAAAAGGGAGACTCTGCCAGCTTTGGGTCAAAATTAATTTGCATGTTTTAATGATGTTTTAAATTGGTCATCCACTTGATAGCTAGTTTGCTGTTCTGCAGTGCAGTTTCTTCTGAGATGCCCCAGTATGCATCACTGAGATTATAGCCAGCACATACTATAGCGTTGGCCCAGTTCTATTCCTGGGCAGCGCTGCTCTTGCATTCGCTACCCAGGCAATGGCTAgttgcgaaagtgctgtaaagcacttcacaaCAGCCCAGTGTTCGTTGCTGCCAGCGTTGAGGCCTGTGCAGgtgctggcctcttgcaccagcGGGAGAGGGAGCAGCCACCAGACGGGGTAAGTGCAGTGCCTGGTGGCGGGCAGGCAtaatgggtgtggggagggggtgtttctagGTCGGGGAGGGACTAATATCAGAACACCCCTCCATGGACAAGGGGCTGTAGCagggtttccatggacactgggAGCATTACTGAGAAGGCCTGCACCAGTATAGCATTGCCTGACTGCTAGCATTTCTCCTCCCCTCTTGTGCTGGACAGGCTTATGATACAGCAGTCATTGTACTGACCTTGGTGTGCTGTCGCGCAGCGTCCAAGTAGAATTGGGCTAATGATTTATTCATATGCTGCATTTTCCATACTACATTGTGCTCAAAGCTGTTCACGGAAAATATAAGAGAATCACTACCCACAATACATCAGAATAGCCATAATACATATCCATTACAGCATATCATTAACAATTAAACAATTATTTTAAAGTGTGCAGAGTCTGATCCCAACTGTCTACTCTACCTGAGCATCTTCTTGAAACCAACCGATATATACAGTACATCAAAAAACCATGCATCGGATGGAATGTAACCTATGAAagtttatgctacaataaatgtgcTAGTCTGTAAGATGCCACAAGATACCCCTTTTTTCGGCTACAGACTTAATGCATCTACCTTTTTGGAAGCCAGTATATAAATTATTTGtggcttttttttaaattttgtaataTACTATTGACTTTAATTCCTGTTACTGAAAAATGCTGCAGTTAATGTTATGGGATTTCAGCTACGCTATGAGTCATCTGCAGGCAAATTAAATGAATGCACAGCAAAAATCAGCACTATGCTATCACAGCACAACCACATCATCGAATGGTGTTGCTAGATCAACATTTCAAAGTCATGTGCGAAATTTGAGAGTCTCAGGACAGGAATTGTGATCAAAGCGCTACAAAAATGGACAATACTAAAAACCAAAATACTTTCATTAGATCTAGCAGGTATTGTGGAATCTGGGAAGTTCCTTAAGACATTTACTATACATCTAGCAACCTTGCTACCATTCTGAATGTTGCTTCCTTGTCACCACCATACCTAGGGCTGAGCTCAACCCTCACCCAGCCAATCTACTCTGCATCACCTTTCCAACAGTAGCCATTGGCCACTGGTTGTGCTGTTGAAGGAGCAGCATTTTGGGACCTGGGAGTTAACATTTACGTACTTATCTCTGGACAGAGCACTAGAGACAGTATCAAAACTGCACTTAGGACTGAACTTTTaacgtgtttttttttcctttcaaaacatCACTCATGTTTGTGATGTCACTttgaccagtgttcttcaaccttggggttgggacccaaatggggtcatgaagcctcagttgtggggtcgcagcaatttacaggaatgaaaaaggttgaagaccactggactagagcaccaccaggtaaagggggaggcatctggtgtaccctttTAGGGactaggagattgtgtcccaatcCTGCTGATTTTTAGCAGttatgctaaaatagctttcactactgcacatggtaactttttctactctaatatttggttacagcGAATAGTGTTGGCAGGGCATAACAAGGATGGGGAGTGGGTAGCAATGGGGATGGGAGTGTGCAGATAGGATCCTGGGGGCAGGATTGATGgttggggtccccagtctcatactttatttatatattggagtCATAGCATGAAAAAAGTTGATGACCACTGATTTTGACACTCATTGCGAACAGGCCATACTGCAATTTTCAAAAAAAGACAAAATTGACATTTTGATTCCCCCTGAAAATCTGGCTTAAATTATTactaagaacatttatatacagGCATGCtgcagtatccatgggggttcagttccagagccccctgcagttaagtgaaactgcagataccagggaacaccctccaccctctggaggtgatggaATCTAAGCTCAGCTCTGCTGAATCCAAAGCCCCATGGCTAGCCGACTGCACATGGGCTTCTTtactctgcacctgctatttagccagtgcagagtcaagtaaccccattgcaggggaaggggatgaatgtcctcttccctCAGGGGGTGTTGGGAGCTGCTggagtgtaatggaaatgtgaaaGATCCCTGGAGGTGATAGGGCgtgatgtcaacagtggccccttgctctgacaggcaaGCATGgagttaaaacctaggctttgagcagtgagtatgctgcacagctgcagccacttggaggcaacaaggtcttcaaggattaaagcagcacctggagcagtcaGCTTGTAGGTGTAGCTTGGggagagactgagagcccaatcctatccatactttcctgggagtaagacccatttaccaTAAAggaattgacttctgagtagacatgcataggattgggctgtcagagagcAAGACTGTTGGAGACACTGTTGGAGACACTCGAGACTAgtgtgtggttgccatgcccaagagctgcaaGACGTTGCTGCAGTGACCAGAGAaactgctggtgggagagggaaggaaagaggatctctgcaggttgaacaggcaagccaccctggtggtggggcagtacccaacagtgctttctgcagaattggGGCTATTTTgaatgaagaggggaactaattagtttgaAGTGGgtataagttctctaggccaggtttggaaagggaatttggcaaaacaagtggccataggatgcagtggcagcccttttggcactgctgcagccctgggcagctcaggaattgggctgttggggcgcaatcctgaggtgcccatgtCTTGcaatggcccaggagggtcacaaatgtgctcaCAAGGCACAtatgtgcctcctcgggaggaagccaggccggcactcagaGGAGCACTGGCCTggggaggctgacataagcctctgagCCAGCTTCCTCGCTGAGGCTTGTGTTAGCCTGGCTATATAGGAT is a window from the Tiliqua scincoides isolate rTilSci1 chromosome 2, rTilSci1.hap2, whole genome shotgun sequence genome containing:
- the CDR2L gene encoding cerebellar degeneration-related protein 2-like, whose amino-acid sequence is MLSADRMEEFQSEEEEPWYDQQDLEQDLHLAAELGKTLLERNKELEDSLQQMYTTNEEQVQEIEYLTKQLEMLRHMNEQHAKVYEQLDMTARDLELANQKLVLESKTSQQKIQCLTETIEGLQNQVDELQKQVEEMQSLDQLRVRREKRERRRTIHTFPCLKELCSSPRYEDAFQIHSSSMEFSQMPLERENERLQAMVNSLRSQVNQEKQRKERVEREYTSVIQEYSDLEQRVCEMESCKLRIKELEAELLELQQMKQVKKYLLSREDNLSEALLEPLNNAPEADYIDLSEEDGGKNHASSMAASPNHPVRKSCSDTALNAIVTKDAVSRHEGNYTLHANNVRKRGMSILREVDEQYHALLEKYEELLSKCRQHKESVRHTGVQTSRPISRDSSFRDFRGEGYELEELKTMEKSLSKHVEAVDKRLEQSQPEYKALFKEIFSRIQKTKADINATKVKKKTSK